The following proteins are encoded in a genomic region of Takifugu rubripes chromosome 21, fTakRub1.2, whole genome shotgun sequence:
- the shoc1 gene encoding protein shortage in chiasmata 1 ortholog isoform X1, which produces MWEKDNTLHILIFPPISTNPLPRNTKIQAIMSGNGSSFPAHIFAANRFKALDYAFEKTTRVQVIMDLMSLPAPYSIGTSNLYPHDGKLPEDTYRTPWIRGNVTSSCKLLVSGSVLEDLGDRIQGNSPERFDASLSGDAEVTPSSNSGLLKDLDQKEYVCLVKGSQFDSCQESFLRWTSEQIKPNDDNEEFLLPKDLMIVDYLPQFKRHLPTLRLKLSRLQTLPVSDPLLRSTDGTLDSAFRNLESYEHLPDVKISYTQMCRHIQEKFAKESPAAEESLLLPTMLDTVDLSQAYYTSFSSIRGLLTVVPEQLDGQPPVLDVLNEDVTASVEISQYETQEESVKWNIHLSEMAGHAMLPTELELDLTLSPETRLTQISLSTCKLQMEELSQCCRPTLLSAKTQTEMEAGLWNAEKHLCPVVGFLLAEPHVCTPDVCLQSMSEVFQALKLERQSLTCAGEDMQVFLCNTCEFTEKMGSEVPPATHRRVEEFEKLPLEDFEVTEKIYLKKQESASFRAEAAPDETHLEGETFTNTSPNPPADPSKSSENQIFPKLPAKTKVMDISAPETNTRSKGGTKWREYSLGQVASPRLDIRDDHRGVLVNRYLPEETLDRLSTFMMLRAEQAVPVEPVQKTVNIPSFASQPNQRTPDLQPSLRQTHKSGDGLKYTTGAVSESVTREQNSVCHSTGEVSSQHVQSVIQYSRDVQATDSQKRAYWELLEFAEPLLKSARQLGLDLPVRGDFSCLDPDQTHFLLKQQENVFCRAHAQSEALVTDQEALFNLAALIHALVMFKELLLNCTLSAALEYLTQAAEACAQQHLQQLLKRLQIILLLSNKNPETNFKLLELQHQLSTWLHSRKGQDATARVIVLISVDCDNSRSRIITSLSQVTGGAVTAVSPEEGKKKLNGASLVSCMQDTVCAVVCEQHIGPDFPWNRFSLVVEYDRPGQSPWAAICKEKGISHFTFNTVLSDSEEEKILWCLEDNVPYVLFVTEGLLSCPHLLQTLESGFNITVVERRHCPTLQMLGGTHRYAVLTVDESSCIVIQEEDELCQQRASEVMVMRLSALSLQYSCCWLILNCPDSQGGGLSTPAFSNLALVYSSLEQFSNQNLEDLNVKVLIAWGVTDIARWISRICFFTLMSTEKDPLDFLDRDWLSVIPSEDEKRLLSFPCINPLVGQLMLKRAPTFRWLLGASLSQLQELLPEVPQKVLKLFSDTTSMFTSPCSEPAQPQMYGTEENIQHSSWTDSCGPELKDLSTEPEAVIVPHSEQLCTDQSSHFFFGDDNTDFRLDLSSFFGGPDDPLQRDWTSSDPWQEENRRRGGDSKKLTGWKGRAGTLGGVVQRVQAKPESPARLDSTFSCSPVVQQSVNRYMSVNSADHFSDSQNICSILHPPPDFLLWSPSRNCSTSSFASTKYGTKCCLGQERKRSGEAAVSTPRKRGRLSYERVPGRSDGQTRLKLF; this is translated from the exons atgtgGGAAAAAGACAACACCCTTCATATCCTAATCTTTCCACCAATCTCAACGAATCCACTTCCCAGAAACACCAAAATACAAGCCATTAT GTCTGGAAACGGCAGCAGTTTTCCTGCTCACATTTTTGCTGCTAACCGTTTTAAAGCCCTCGACTATGCGTTTGAG AAAACCACCCGTGTGCAAGTTATTATGGATCTGATGTCACTGCCAGCACCTTATTCCATTGGTACCAGTAACCTCTACCCTCATGATGGTAAACTGCCTGAGGACACCTACAGAACACCCTGGATAAGAG GAAACGTGACCTCCAGCTGCAAACTCTTGGTCAGTGGTTCTGTCCTGGAAGATCTGGGAGACAGAATTCAAGGGAACTCACCGGAGAG ATTTGACGCAAGTCTGAGTGGAGATGCCGAGGTGACACCCAGCTCTAATTCCGGGTTGCTGAAGGATCTGGATCAGAAGGAATACGTTTGTCTTGTAAAAGGGTCACAGTTCGACTCGTGTCAGGAATCATTCCTCAGGTGGACGTCTGAGCAGATAAAACCCAACGATGACAACGAGG AATTCCTCCTGCCCAAAGATCTTATGATTGTGGATTACCTGCCACAATTTAAGAGACACTTACCCACCCTACGACTGAAGCTGTCTAGGCTGCAAACCCTTCCTGTGTCCGACCCTCTGCTGAGATCAACAGACGGCACTTTGGACTCTGCATTCAG GAACCTTGAGTCTTATGAACATCTCCCAGACGTGAAAATCAGTTACACTCAGATGTGCAGACACATTCAAGAAAAGTTTGCTAAAGAGTCTCCGGCGGCTGAAGAG tctctgctgctgccaacAATGTTGGACACAGTGGATCTGAGCCAGGCCTACTACACCTCATTTTCCAGCATCCGTGGTCTGTTGACAGTTGTTCCTGAGCAGCTGGACGGACAGCCTCCTGTCCTTGATGTACTTAATGAAG ATGTAACAGCCTCAGTGGAAATCTCTCAGTATGAAACCCAAGAGGAGTCTGTCAAGTGGAATATCCACCTGTCGGAGATGGCTG GACATGCCATGCTTCCAACTGAACTAGAACTGGACTTGACTTTGAGTCCTGAAACCAGACTAACTCAAATCAGTCTGTCCACATGTAAACTTCAGATGGAGGAGCTGTCCCAGTGCTGCAGACC AACTTTACTGTCGGCAAAGACTCAGACAGAGATGGAAGCAGGACTTTGGAACGCAGAGAAACATCTATGTCCTGTGGTGGGCTTTCTGTTAGCAG AACCACACGTGTGTACACCAGATGTATGCCTCCAGTCCATGTCTGAAGTATTTCAAGCCTTAAAGTTGGAGAGGCAAAGTCTTACCTGTGCCGGTGAAGACATGCAGGTATTTCTGTGCAACACTTGTGAGTTCACAGAGAAAATGGGTTCTGAGGTTCCCCCTGCCACGCATAGAAGGGTGGAAGAATTCGAGAAACTGCCACTTGAAGACTTTGAGG TCACAGAAAAGATATATCTGAAGAAACAGGAAAGTGCTTCTTTCCGTGCAGAAGCGGCTCCAGATGAGACGCATCTTGAAGGAGAAACATTCACAAATACGTCCCCAAATCCGCCTGCCGACCCATCTAAATCATCTGAAAACCAAATATTCCCCAAACTTCCTGCTAAGACCAAAGTTATGGACATATCTGCTCCTGAGACTAACACAAGAAGTAAAGGTGGCACAAAATGGAGAGAATACAGTTTAGGGCAGGTGGCATCCCCCAGACTAGACATCAGAGACGATCACAGAGGTGTGCTAGTGAACAGATATCTTCCTGAGGAGACCCTGGACCGTTTGTCCACCTTCATGATGCTGAGAGCAGAACAGGCAGTTCCTGTTGAACCAGTACAGAAAACTGTCAACATTCCATCTTTTG CATCACAGCCGAACCAAAGGACACCTGATCTGCAGCCGTCGCTTAGACAGACGCACAAATCAGGCGACGGGCTGAAATATACGACGGGTGCCGTTTCAGAAAGTGTTACCAGAGAGCAGAACTCAGTTTGTCACTCAACAGGAGAAGTCAGCAGTCAACATGTCCAGTCTGTCATCCAGTACAGCAGGGATGTCCAGGCCACAG ACAGCCAGAAACGTGCCTACTGGGAGCTGCTTGAGTTTGCTGAGCCCCTTCTGAAGTCTGCCAGACAGCTGGGGCTCGACTTGCCAGTAAGGGGAGACTTCAGCTGCCTGGACCCTGATCAAACGCAtttcctcctgaagcagcaggagaatgTGTTCTGCAGGGCACACGCACAGAGCGAGGCGCTGGTCACAG ATCAGGAAGCGCTTTTCAACCTGGCAGCTCTCATTCATGCATTGGTGATGtttaaagagctgctgctgaactgcACCCTCAGTGCTGCACTGG AGTACCTGacccaggcagctgaggcatgtgcacagcagcatctgcaaCAGCTGTtgaagaggctgcagatcaTCCTCTTGCTCAGTAACAAGAACCCAGAGACGAACTTCaaactgctggagctgcagcaccagctgtctACGTGGCTGCACAGCAGGAAAGGACAGGATGCCACAGCCAGA GTTATTGTCTTAATATCAGTTGACTGTGACAACAGTAGGTCTAGAATTATTACCAGCTTGAGTCAGGTTACTG GTGGCGCTGTGACTGCAGTGTCTCCTGAGGAAGGCAAGAAGAAATTGAACGGTGCCAGTTTAGTTAGCTG TATGCAGGACACTGTGTGTGCGGTAGTGTGTGAGCAGCACATAGGTCCAGATTTCCCCTGGAACCGTTTTTCTCTAGTGGTGGAGTACGACCGCCCAGGCCAGTCACCGTGGGCCGCAATCTGCAAGGAGAAGGGCATCAGTCACTTTACGTTTAACACAGTCCTCTCCGACTCTG aggaagaaaaaatCCTGTGGTGTCTGGAGGACAACGTGCCTTATGTGTTGTTTGTGACAGAAGGGCTTCTCAGCTGCCCACATTTGCTACAAACACTGGAGTCGGG ATTTAATATAACGGTGGTTGAGAGGAGGCACTGCCCGACCCTGCAGATGCTGGGAGGAACCCACCGCTATGCTGTACTCACAGTTGATGAAAGCTCTTGTATCGTCATCCAG gaggaggatgagctgTGTCAGCAGCGAGCCAGtgaggtgatggtgatgaggctGAGCGCTCTCTCTTTGCAATATAGCTGCTGCTGGCTCATCCTGAACTGTCCAGACAGCCAGGGAGGAGG ACTCTCCACTCCAGCTTTCAGTAACTTGGCGTTAGTTTATTCTTCCCTGGAACAGTTCAGTAACCAGAACTTGGAGGATCTAAATGTGAAA GTTTTGATTGCGTGGGGGGTGACAGACATAGCCAGATGGATCAGCCGGATCTGCTTTTTCACTCTGATGTCCACTGAGAAGGATCCTCTTGACTTCCTAGACAGGGACTGGCTGAGTGTGATTCCCTCAGAG GACGAAAAACGTTTATTGTCGTTTCCTTGTATTAACCCACTGGTCGGGCAACTGATGCTAAAGAGAGCGCCGACGTTCCGTTGGCTCCTCGGGGCATCTCTttcccagctgcaggagctgctcccTGAGGTTCCACAGAAGGTTCTCAAG CTTTTCAGTGACACCACCTCAATGTTCACCTCACCATGTTCAGAACCAGCCCAGCCTCAGATGTACGGTACTGAAGAAAACATTCAACACAGTTCCTGGACCGACAGCTGTGGCCCCGAGCTCAAAGACCTTTCAACAGAACCAGAAGCTGTCATCGTTCCTCATTCAGAACAGCTTTGCACTGACCAGAGCTCCCATTTCTTCTTTGGAGACGACAACACAGACTTCAGACTCGACCTGAGTTCTTTCTTTGGTGGCCCGGACGATCCCCTACAGAGGGACTGGACCAGCAGTGATCCGTGGCAAGAGGAGAACAGGCGCAGGGGCGGCGACAGCAAGAAGCTGACTGGATGGAAGGGCAGAGCTGGAACTTTGGGAGGAGTTGTTCAGAGGGTTCAAGCAAAGCCTGAAAGTCCAGCCAGGCTGGATTCTACATTCAGCTGCAGCCCCGTTGTGCAGCAGTCAGTCAACCGTTACATGTCTGTCAACTCTGCAGACCACTTTTCAGATAGCCAGAACATTTGCTCCattctgcatcctcctccagaCTTCCTGTTGTGGAGTCCCAGCAGAAattgcagcaccagcagctttGCTTCTACTAAATACGGCACCAAATGCTGCTtaggacaggagaggaagaggagcggtgAGGCTGCAG TGTCAACGCCAAGGAAAAGGGGGAGATTAAGCTACGAGCGTGTCCCAGGAAGAAGTGATGGACAAACAAGGCTCAAGTTATTTTAG
- the shoc1 gene encoding protein shortage in chiasmata 1 ortholog isoform X2 yields MWEKDNTLHILIFPPISTNPLPRNTKIQAIMSGNGSSFPAHIFAANRFKALDYAFEKTTRVQVIMDLMSLPAPYSIGTSNLYPHDGKLPEDTYRTPWIRGNVTSSCKLLVSGSVLEDLGDRIQGNSPERFDASLSGDAEVTPSSNSGLLKDLDQKEYVCLVKGSQFDSCQESFLRWTSEQIKPNDDNEEFLLPKDLMIVDYLPQFKRHLPTLRLKLSRLQTLPVSDPLLRSTDGTLDSAFRNLESYEHLPDVKISYTQMCRHIQEKFAKESPAAEESLLLPTMLDTVDLSQAYYTSFSSIRGLLTVVPEQLDGQPPVLDVLNEDVTASVEISQYETQEESVKWNIHLSEMAGHAMLPTELELDLTLSPETRLTQISLSTCKLQMEELSQCCRPTLLSAKTQTEMEAGLWNAEKHLCPVVGFLLAEPHVCTPDVCLQSMSEVFQALKLERQSLTCAGEDMQVFLCNTCEFTEKMGSEVPPATHRRVEEFEKLPLEDFEVTEKIYLKKQESASFRAEAAPDETHLEGETFTNTSPNPPADPSKSSENQIFPKLPAKTKVMDISAPETNTRSKGGTKWREYSLGQVASPRLDIRDDHRGVLVNRYLPEETLDRLSTFMMLRAEQAVPVEPVQKTVNIPSFASQPNQRTPDLQPSLRQTHKSGDGLKYTTGAVSESVTREQNSVCHSTGEVSSQHVQSVIQYSRDVQATDSQKRAYWELLEFAEPLLKSARQLGLDLPVRGDFSCLDPDQTHFLLKQQENVFCRAHAQSEALVTDQEALFNLAALIHALVMFKELLLNCTLSAALEYLTQAAEACAQQHLQQLLKRLQIILLLSNKNPETNFKLLELQHQLSTWLHSRKGQDATARVIVLISVDCDNSRSRIITSLSQVTGGAVTAVSPEEGKKKLNGASLVSCMQDTVCAVVCEQHIGPDFPWNRFSLVVEYDRPGQSPWAAICKEKGISHFTFNTVLSDSEEEKILWCLEDNVPYVLFVTEGLLSCPHLLQTLESGFNITVVERRHCPTLQMLGGTHRYAVLTVDESSCIVIQEEDELCQQRASEVMVMRLSALSLQYSCCWLILNCPDSQGGGLSTPAFSNLALVYSSLEQFSNQNLEDLNVKVLIAWGVTDIARWISRICFFTLMSTEKDPLDFLDRDWLSVIPSEDEKRLLSFPCINPLVGQLMLKRAPTFRWLLGASLSQLQELLPEVPQKVLKLFSDTTSMFTSPCSEPAQPQMYGTEENIQHSSWTDSCGPELKDLSTEPEAVIVPHSEQLCTDQSSHFFFGDDNTDFRLDLSSFFGGPDDPLQRDWTSSDPWQEENRRRGGDSKKLTGWKGRAGTLGGVVQRVQAKPESPARLDSTFSCSPVVQQSVNRYMSVNSADHFSDSQNICSILHPPPDFLLWSPSRNCSTSSFASTKYGTKCCLGQERKRSGEAAVSTPRKRGRLSYERVPGRSDGQTRLKLF; encoded by the exons atgtgGGAAAAAGACAACACCCTTCATATCCTAATCTTTCCACCAATCTCAACGAATCCACTTCCCAGAAACACCAAAATACAAGCCATTAT GTCTGGAAACGGCAGCAGTTTTCCTGCTCACATTTTTGCTGCTAACCGTTTTAAAGCCCTCGACTATGCGTTTGAG AAAACCACCCGTGTGCAAGTTATTATGGATCTGATGTCACTGCCAGCACCTTATTCCATTGGTACCAGTAACCTCTACCCTCATGATGGTAAACTGCCTGAGGACACCTACAGAACACCCTGGATAAGAG GAAACGTGACCTCCAGCTGCAAACTCTTGGTCAGTGGTTCTGTCCTGGAAGATCTGGGAGACAGAATTCAAGGGAACTCACCGGAGAG ATTTGACGCAAGTCTGAGTGGAGATGCCGAGGTGACACCCAGCTCTAATTCCGGGTTGCTGAAGGATCTGGATCAGAAGGAATACGTTTGTCTTGTAAAAGGGTCACAGTTCGACTCGTGTCAGGAATCATTCCTCAGGTGGACGTCTGAGCAGATAAAACCCAACGATGACAACGAGG AATTCCTCCTGCCCAAAGATCTTATGATTGTGGATTACCTGCCACAATTTAAGAGACACTTACCCACCCTACGACTGAAGCTGTCTAGGCTGCAAACCCTTCCTGTGTCCGACCCTCTGCTGAGATCAACAGACGGCACTTTGGACTCTGCATTCAG GAACCTTGAGTCTTATGAACATCTCCCAGACGTGAAAATCAGTTACACTCAGATGTGCAGACACATTCAAGAAAAGTTTGCTAAAGAGTCTCCGGCGGCTGAAGAG tctctgctgctgccaacAATGTTGGACACAGTGGATCTGAGCCAGGCCTACTACACCTCATTTTCCAGCATCCGTGGTCTGTTGACAGTTGTTCCTGAGCAGCTGGACGGACAGCCTCCTGTCCTTGATGTACTTAATGAAG ATGTAACAGCCTCAGTGGAAATCTCTCAGTATGAAACCCAAGAGGAGTCTGTCAAGTGGAATATCCACCTGTCGGAGATGGCTG GACATGCCATGCTTCCAACTGAACTAGAACTGGACTTGACTTTGAGTCCTGAAACCAGACTAACTCAAATCAGTCTGTCCACATGTAAACTTCAGATGGAGGAGCTGTCCCAGTGCTGCAGACC AACTTTACTGTCGGCAAAGACTCAGACAGAGATGGAAGCAGGACTTTGGAACGCAGAGAAACATCTATGTCCTGTGGTGGGCTTTCTGTTAGCAG AACCACACGTGTGTACACCAGATGTATGCCTCCAGTCCATGTCTGAAGTATTTCAAGCCTTAAAGTTGGAGAGGCAAAGTCTTACCTGTGCCGGTGAAGACATGCAGGTATTTCTGTGCAACACTTGTGAGTTCACAGAGAAAATGGGTTCTGAGGTTCCCCCTGCCACGCATAGAAGGGTGGAAGAATTCGAGAAACTGCCACTTGAAGACTTTGAGG TCACAGAAAAGATATATCTGAAGAAACAGGAAAGTGCTTCTTTCCGTGCAGAAGCGGCTCCAGATGAGACGCATCTTGAAGGAGAAACATTCACAAATACGTCCCCAAATCCGCCTGCCGACCCATCTAAATCATCTGAAAACCAAATATTCCCCAAACTTCCTGCTAAGACCAAAGTTATGGACATATCTGCTCCTGAGACTAACACAAGAAGTAAAGGTGGCACAAAATGGAGAGAATACAGTTTAGGGCAGGTGGCATCCCCCAGACTAGACATCAGAGACGATCACAGAGGTGTGCTAGTGAACAGATATCTTCCTGAGGAGACCCTGGACCGTTTGTCCACCTTCATGATGCTGAGAGCAGAACAGGCAGTTCCTGTTGAACCAGTACAGAAAACTGTCAACATTCCATCTTTTG CATCACAGCCGAACCAAAGGACACCTGATCTGCAGCCGTCGCTTAGACAGACGCACAAATCAGGCGACGGGCTGAAATATACGACGGGTGCCGTTTCAGAAAGTGTTACCAGAGAGCAGAACTCAGTTTGTCACTCAACAGGAGAAGTCAGCAGTCAACATGTCCAGTCTGTCATCCAGTACAGCAGGGATGTCCAGGCCACAG ACAGCCAGAAACGTGCCTACTGGGAGCTGCTTGAGTTTGCTGAGCCCCTTCTGAAGTCTGCCAGACAGCTGGGGCTCGACTTGCCAGTAAGGGGAGACTTCAGCTGCCTGGACCCTGATCAAACGCAtttcctcctgaagcagcaggagaatgTGTTCTGCAGGGCACACGCACAGAGCGAGGCGCTGGTCACAG ATCAGGAAGCGCTTTTCAACCTGGCAGCTCTCATTCATGCATTGGTGATGtttaaagagctgctgctgaactgcACCCTCAGTGCTGCACTGG AGTACCTGacccaggcagctgaggcatgtgcacagcagcatctgcaaCAGCTGTtgaagaggctgcagatcaTCCTCTTGCTCAGTAACAAGAACCCAGAGACGAACTTCaaactgctggagctgcagcaccagctgtctACGTGGCTGCACAGCAGGAAAGGACAGGATGCCACAGCCAGA GTTATTGTCTTAATATCAGTTGACTGTGACAACAGTAGGTCTAGAATTATTACCAGCTTGAGTCAGGTTACTG GTGGCGCTGTGACTGCAGTGTCTCCTGAGGAAGGCAAGAAGAAATTGAACGGTGCCAGTTTAGTTAGCTG TATGCAGGACACTGTGTGTGCGGTAGTGTGTGAGCAGCACATAGGTCCAGATTTCCCCTGGAACCGTTTTTCTCTAGTGGTGGAGTACGACCGCCCAGGCCAGTCACCGTGGGCCGCAATCTGCAAGGAGAAGGGCATCAGTCACTTTACGTTTAACACAGTCCTCTCCGACTCTG aggaagaaaaaatCCTGTGGTGTCTGGAGGACAACGTGCCTTATGTGTTGTTTGTGACAGAAGGGCTTCTCAGCTGCCCACATTTGCTACAAACACTGGAGTCGGG ATTTAATATAACGGTGGTTGAGAGGAGGCACTGCCCGACCCTGCAGATGCTGGGAGGAACCCACCGCTATGCTGTACTCACAGTTGATGAAAGCTCTTGTATCGTCATCCAG gaggaggatgagctgTGTCAGCAGCGAGCCAGtgaggtgatggtgatgaggctGAGCGCTCTCTCTTTGCAATATAGCTGCTGCTGGCTCATCCTGAACTGTCCAGACAGCCAGGGAGGAGG ACTCTCCACTCCAGCTTTCAGTAACTTGGCGTTAGTTTATTCTTCCCTGGAACAGTTCAGTAACCAGAACTTGGAGGATCTAAATGTGAAA GTTTTGATTGCGTGGGGGGTGACAGACATAGCCAGATGGATCAGCCGGATCTGCTTTTTCACTCTGATGTCCACTGAGAAGGATCCTCTTGACTTCCTAGACAGGGACTGGCTGAGTGTGATTCCCTCAGAG GACGAAAAACGTTTATTGTCGTTTCCTTGTATTAACCCACTGGTCGGGCAACTGATGCTAAAGAGAGCGCCGACGTTCCGTTGGCTCCTCGGGGCATCTCTttcccagctgcaggagctgctcccTGAGGTTCCACAGAAGGTTCTCAAG CTTTTCAGTGACACCACCTCAATGTTCACCTCACCATGTTCAGAACCAGCCCAGCCTCAGATGTACGGTACTGAAGAAAACATTCAACACAGTTCCTGGACCGACAGCTGTGGCCCCGAGCTCAAAGACCTTTCAACAGAACCAGAAGCTGTCATCGTTCCTCATTCAGAACAGCTTTGCACTGACCAGAGCTCCCATTTCTTCTTTGGAGACGACAACACAGACTTCAGACTCGACCTGAGTTCTTTCTTTGGTGGCCCGGACGATCCCCTACAGAGGGACTGGACCAGCAGTGATCCGTGGCAAGAGGAGAACAGGCGCAGGGGCGGCGACAGCAAGAAGCTGACTGGATGGAAGGGCAGAGCTGGAACTTTGGGAGGAGTTGTTCAGAGGGTTCAAGCAAAGCCTGAAAGTCCAGCCAGGCTGGATTCTACATTCAGCTGCAGCCCCGTTGTGCAGCAGTCAGTCAACCGTTACATGTCTGTCAACTCTGCAGACCACTTTTCAGATAGCCAGAACATTTGCTCCattctgcatcctcctccagaCTTCCTGTTGTGGAGTCCCAGCAGAAattgcagcaccagcagctttGCTTCTACTAAATACGGCACCAAATGCTGCTtaggacaggagaggaagaggagcggtgAGGC TGCAGTGTCAACGCCAAGGAAAAGGGGGAGATTAAGCTACGAGCGTGTCCCAGGAAGAAGTGATGGACAAACAAGGCTCAAGTTATTTTAG
- the tal2 gene encoding T-cell acute lymphocytic leukemia protein 2: MTRKVFTNTRERWRQHNVNAAFAELRKLIPTHPPEKKLSKNEILRLAMRYINFLVQLLESQSGQQSGHSPAALLTLLRGNMEQLQSPPHSWALTSDTEVPSPGSSCDSSEAW, encoded by the coding sequence ATGACCAGGAAGGTGTTCACCAACACCAGGGAACGCTGGCGCCAGCACAACGTGAACGCCGCCTTCGCAGAGCTCCGCAAGCTCATCCCCACCCACCCTCcagagaagaagctgagcaAGAACGAAATCCTACGCCTGGCCATGCGCTACATCAACTTcctggtgcagctgctggagagccAGAGCGGTCAGCAGTCGGGCCACTCCCCTGCAGCCCTGCTCACCCTGCTCAGGGGGAACATGGAGCAGCTGCAGTCGCCTCCACACTCCTGGGCCCTGACCAGTGACACAGAGGTCCCCTCACCTGGATCCAGCTGCGACAGCTCCGAGGCCTGGTAG
- the krt1-c5 gene encoding keratin, type 1, gene c5 has protein sequence MSFITSQSVRNYSLRQQPFSNTSVRDSGRSILSKPPATISNLTRSVSLGNGLNTLGSSFKYNTTSTNDKEAMQGLNDRLANYLDKVRSLEKSNAELEVKIKQLMLEKAPKCHDIEAMMAQAHAIGQEVRKKSLENARIMLEIDNAKLAADDFRVKWEAEAALCQSVERDCQALRRAKTDHDQIIGTLRGDLESLKEELYFLKRNHEEEMNAIRARLANEQLSVEVDAVQGPDLGATMAELRVQYEGITRKNKEDAEAWYLKKVEAVQSQVKESNEALRFAQSELSERRRFLQGLEVEIDSLRKQVSVLEGNLTETGLKYSVEMDRHQALLTQLEDELSQLRLDMQRHKTDYEQLLRIKQNLEMEIATYRRLLEGEEMIKETPPPPKIEPDVRTRKIVKVVTQTMVNGKVVDESSEVERFEERKK, from the exons ATGTCTTTCATCACCAGCCAGTCTGTGCGCAACTACTCTCTACGCCAGCAACCTTTCTCCAACACGTCTGTGAGGGACAGCGGACGCAGCATCCTCTCCAAACCCCCTGCCACGATCAGCAACTTGACCCGCTCTGTCTCGTTGGGCAATGGCCTCAACACGCTGGGCTCCAGCTTCAAATACAACACCACCAGCACTAATGATAAAGAGGCAATGCAGGGCCTGAATGACCGGCTGGCCAACTACCTGGATAAGGTGCGCTCCCTGGAGAAGTCCAATGCCGAACTGGAGGTGAAAATCAAGCAGCTCATGCTGGAAAAGGCTCCAAAATGTCATGACATTGAAGCGATGATGGCTCAGGCACATGCCATTGGGCAGGAG GTGAGAAAGAAGAGCCTGGAGAACGCCCGGATCATGCTGGAGATTGATAATGCCAAACTGGCGGCTGATGACTTCAGGGTCAA AtgggaggccgaggctgcctTGTGCCAGTCAGTGGAGAGAGACTGTCAGGCTCTGAGGCGGGCTAAGACTGACCATGACCAGATCATCGGAACCCTGCGTGGGGATCTGGAGAGCCTGAAGGAGGAGCTCTATTTCCTGAAGAGGAATCACGAGGAG GAGATGAACGCGATTAGGGCTCGTCTGGCCAATGAGCAGCTGAGCGTGGAGGTGGACGCCGTTCAGGGTCCTGATCTGGGGGCCACCATGGCTGAGCTGAGAGTCCAGTACGAGGGCATCACTCGCAAAAACAAGGAGGATGCAGAGGCCTGGTACCTCAAGAAG GTAGAAGCCGTGCAGTCGCAGGTGAAGGAAAGCAATGAGGCCTTGCGCTTTGCTCAGAGCGAGCTGAGCGAGAGACGCCGTTTCCTGCAAGGTCTGGAGGTCGAAATCGACAGCCTCCGGAAGCAG GTGAGCGTGCTGGAAGGAAACCTCACAGAGACCGGACTAAAGTATTCTGTGGAGATGGATCGCCATCAGGCCTTACTGACCCAGCTGGAGGACGAGTTGTCCCAGTTACGCCTGGACATGCAGCGCCACAAGACCGACTACGAGCAGCTGCTGCGCATCAAACAgaacctggagatggagatagcgACCTACAGGAGGCTGctggaaggagaggaaat GATTAAAGAaactccccctcctccaaagA TTGAACCAGATGTGAGGACCAGGAAGATTGTGAAAGTGGTTACGCAGACTATGGTCAACGGCAAGGTGGTAGATGAGTCCAGCGAGGTGGAGCGGTTTGAGGAGCGCAAAAAATGA